In Pollutimonas sp. M17, a single genomic region encodes these proteins:
- a CDS encoding rhodanese-related sulfurtransferase translates to MANFLVAALYKFVELSDYRQLQQPLFEFCEARGVKGTLLLAEEGINGTIAGSQEGIGAVLDYLRADSRLAGLEHKESWAEEMPFYRMKVKLKREIVTMGVPNVHARTMAGTYVKPAQWNALIDDPDVVVVDVRNDYEVSIGSFDRAVNPHTTSFSEFPQWVAEQSREGGVLAHGGKVAMFCTGGIRCEKSTAYLRSQGFDDVYHLEGGILKYLETVPEEESRWKGECFVFDERVSVQHGLAPGHYELCRACRLPLDAQDKASEHYEEGVSCPHCHGTHSEEQQQRFRERQKQVELARERHQRHIGVRMK, encoded by the coding sequence ATGGCTAATTTTCTCGTTGCGGCCCTTTATAAGTTTGTCGAGCTTTCCGACTATCGGCAGTTGCAGCAGCCTTTATTCGAGTTCTGCGAAGCCCGGGGGGTCAAGGGCACCTTGCTGCTGGCCGAAGAAGGCATCAACGGCACCATCGCCGGAAGCCAGGAGGGCATCGGGGCGGTCCTGGATTATCTGCGGGCGGACTCGCGCCTGGCGGGGCTGGAGCATAAAGAGTCATGGGCCGAAGAAATGCCGTTCTACCGCATGAAGGTCAAGCTCAAGCGCGAGATCGTGACCATGGGCGTCCCCAATGTGCATGCACGCACCATGGCGGGCACGTATGTGAAGCCGGCCCAATGGAATGCCCTGATCGACGATCCGGACGTCGTGGTGGTGGATGTGCGCAACGATTACGAAGTCTCCATCGGTTCGTTCGACCGGGCGGTCAATCCCCATACGACCAGCTTCTCCGAATTTCCGCAGTGGGTGGCGGAGCAATCGCGCGAAGGCGGAGTACTGGCCCATGGCGGCAAAGTCGCCATGTTCTGCACCGGCGGCATACGATGCGAGAAATCCACGGCGTACTTGCGCTCCCAGGGCTTCGACGATGTCTACCACCTGGAGGGCGGCATACTCAAATACCTGGAAACCGTGCCCGAGGAAGAAAGCCGCTGGAAGGGCGAATGTTTCGTCTTCGATGAACGGGTTTCGGTGCAGCATGGCCTGGCGCCGGGCCATTACGAACTATGCCGCGCCTGCCGCCTGCCGCTGGATGCCCAGGACAAGGCCTCGGAGCACTACGAAGAGGGTGTCAGTTGCCCCCATTGCCATGGCACGCACAGCGAAGAGCAGCAGCAGCGCTTCAGGGAGCGCCAGAAGCAGGTCGAACTGGCCCGCGAGCGGCATCAGCGCCACATCGGCGTGCGTATGAAATAG
- a CDS encoding riboflavin synthase, with translation MFTGIVAAVGRIIEVSPFNDGLEDAGVHLRIQAPGFLRDTTKLGDSIAVQGACMTVVELDADSFSVDVSRESLNRTAGLDAEGDVNLEHALRMGDSLDGHLVSGHVDGLGEVSHFEPVGESWDLRIRVPQNMARFLAYKGSVTVNGVSLTVNEVDDDISGCEIRINLIPHTVQVTTLKDLTAGALVNLEIDMIARYVERMVTQTKTA, from the coding sequence ATGTTTACGGGTATCGTCGCTGCTGTCGGCAGGATCATCGAAGTCTCTCCGTTCAATGACGGTCTGGAAGATGCCGGCGTGCATTTGAGGATACAGGCGCCTGGCTTTTTGCGCGATACCACCAAGCTGGGCGATTCCATCGCGGTGCAGGGCGCATGCATGACCGTGGTCGAGCTGGATGCCGACAGCTTCAGCGTCGATGTTTCGCGGGAAAGCCTGAACCGTACGGCGGGCCTGGACGCCGAAGGCGACGTCAATCTCGAACACGCCCTGCGCATGGGAGATTCGCTGGATGGCCACCTGGTATCGGGCCACGTGGACGGGCTGGGCGAAGTCAGTCATTTCGAGCCCGTGGGCGAATCATGGGACCTGCGCATCCGCGTGCCGCAGAACATGGCGCGCTTCCTGGCCTACAAGGGGTCCGTCACCGTCAATGGGGTCAGCCTTACCGTCAACGAGGTGGACGACGATATCAGCGGCTGCGAGATTCGCATCAACCTGATACCGCATACGGTGCAGGTCACCACGCTGAAGGACCTCACGGCCGGCGCGCTGGTCAACCTTGAGATCGACATGATCGCGCGCTATGTCGAGCGCATGGTGACCCAAACCAAAACCGCTTGA
- the nrdR gene encoding transcriptional regulator NrdR: protein MKCPFCGSFDTQVIDSRVSEEGDTIRRRRRCTACERRFTTYERVELVMPALVKRNGTRAEFDVNKLRASLNLALRKRPVNTEDVDAAVARIEESLLVSGLREVKSDYVGELVMNELKKLDQVAYVRFASVYKSFEDIGEFVKAIDEIQVPPKT, encoded by the coding sequence ATGAAATGCCCGTTCTGCGGTAGTTTCGATACGCAAGTGATTGACTCTCGTGTCTCGGAAGAGGGGGACACCATACGCCGGCGCCGCCGCTGCACGGCATGCGAGCGCCGCTTCACCACCTATGAACGGGTTGAGCTGGTCATGCCGGCCTTGGTCAAGCGCAATGGCACGAGGGCCGAATTCGACGTCAACAAGCTGCGGGCCAGCCTGAATCTCGCCTTGCGCAAGCGGCCGGTCAACACCGAAGACGTCGACGCCGCGGTGGCGCGCATCGAGGAAAGCCTGCTGGTAAGCGGCTTGCGCGAGGTCAAGTCCGACTACGTGGGCGAGTTGGTCATGAACGAGCTCAAGAAGCTCGACCAGGTCGCCTACGTGCGCTTTGCATCGGTTTACAAAAGCTTCGAAGACATCGGTGAATTCGTCAAGGCCATAGACGAAATCCAGGTGCCCCCGAAAACGTGA
- the fabI gene encoding enoyl-ACP reductase FabI, producing the protein MGFLNGKRILVTGVLSNRSIAYGIARACRQQGAELAFTYVGDRFKERVTEFAKELDSSIVISCDVSEDEQIDNAFKELQGHWDGLDGLVHSIGFAPREAISGDFLEGMTREGFRVAHDISAYSFPAMTKAALPLLKGRNGSVLTLTYLGAEKAIPNYNTMGLAKASLEASVRYMAASLGPLGIRANGISAGPIKTLAASGIKDFSTILKYVETHAPLRRNVTIEDVGNVAAFLMSDLAAGVTGEITHVDGGFSTVVPGME; encoded by the coding sequence ATGGGTTTCCTGAACGGTAAGCGCATCCTGGTTACGGGCGTGCTGTCCAATCGCTCCATCGCGTACGGCATCGCGCGCGCCTGCAGGCAGCAGGGCGCGGAACTGGCATTCACCTATGTCGGCGATCGCTTCAAAGAGCGCGTCACGGAGTTCGCCAAGGAACTGGACAGCAGCATCGTGATTTCCTGCGATGTCTCCGAAGACGAGCAGATCGACAACGCCTTCAAGGAACTTCAGGGCCACTGGGACGGCCTGGACGGACTGGTGCATTCCATCGGCTTCGCGCCCCGTGAAGCGATTTCCGGCGACTTCCTGGAAGGCATGACGCGCGAGGGCTTCCGCGTGGCCCACGACATCTCGGCCTACAGCTTTCCCGCCATGACCAAGGCCGCCCTGCCCCTGCTCAAGGGCCGCAACGGCTCGGTGCTGACGCTGACTTACCTCGGCGCCGAAAAGGCCATACCCAACTACAACACCATGGGCCTGGCCAAGGCGTCGCTGGAGGCCAGCGTGCGCTATATGGCGGCCTCGCTGGGCCCGCTGGGCATACGCGCCAACGGCATCTCCGCCGGCCCCATCAAGACACTCGCCGCGAGCGGCATCAAGGACTTCTCCACCATACTCAAGTATGTGGAAACCCATGCGCCTCTGCGCCGCAACGTCACCATTGAAGACGTCGGCAATGTGGCCGCCTTCCTGATGTCGGACCTGGCGGCGGGCGTCACCGGCGAGATTACGCATGTGGACGGCGGCTTTTCCACCGTCGTTCCCGGCATGGAATAA
- a CDS encoding glutathione S-transferase — translation MSTQPGLSLPILYSFRRCPYAMRARLAIAASGQLCELREVVLRVKPQALLDASPKATVPVLVDTDGRIVDQSLDIMLWALRRKDPGRWLEPARGGMTAMLALVAECDGPFKQQLDRYKYPQRYQEASGERFRDASMAWLSSLDSRLDDGSFLFGDRPALADMAIAPFVRQFAHVEADWFQAQPWPRLRRWLSDWKESELFQAVMARYPPWKDGDPPTRFP, via the coding sequence ATGAGTACTCAGCCTGGCCTTTCCCTTCCCATTCTGTATTCTTTTCGCCGTTGCCCCTATGCCATGCGGGCGCGCCTAGCGATTGCCGCCAGCGGCCAGCTTTGCGAACTGCGCGAGGTTGTGCTCCGGGTCAAGCCTCAGGCGCTGCTCGATGCCTCGCCCAAGGCAACCGTGCCGGTGCTGGTCGATACCGACGGGCGCATCGTGGACCAGAGCCTGGACATCATGCTGTGGGCCTTGCGGCGCAAGGATCCCGGCCGCTGGCTGGAGCCCGCCCGGGGCGGCATGACGGCCATGCTGGCGCTTGTCGCCGAATGCGACGGCCCGTTCAAGCAGCAGCTGGACCGCTACAAGTATCCGCAGCGCTACCAGGAGGCAAGCGGCGAGCGCTTCCGCGACGCATCCATGGCCTGGCTGTCATCCCTGGACAGTCGGCTGGACGACGGGTCTTTTTTGTTCGGCGACCGGCCCGCGCTGGCCGACATGGCCATTGCGCCCTTCGTTCGGCAGTTCGCCCATGTGGAAGCGGACTGGTTCCAGGCACAGCCCTGGCCGCGCCTGCGGCGGTGGCTGTCGGATTGGAAGGAAAGCGAACTGTTCCAGGCCGTCATGGCCAGGTACCCGCCATGGAAGGACGGCGATCCGCCTACGCGTTTTCCGTAG
- a CDS encoding YbhB/YbcL family Raf kinase inhibitor-like protein encodes MKLTSESFTDQGTIPERNAFGKIDGQNHVALAGNANPHLAWSDAPDGTQSFAIICHDPDVPSKPDDVNQEDREIPGTLPRVDFYHWALIDIPAGVSQIAEAAYSDGITPRGKAGPLALDGTRQGVNDFTTWFAADRDMNGDYFGYDGPCPPWNDSIAHRYVFTVYALDIAELPFEGRFTGGDVIKAIQGHILAQASITGLYTLNPRLAGKR; translated from the coding sequence ATGAAGCTGACCAGTGAATCTTTTACAGATCAGGGAACCATCCCCGAGCGCAATGCCTTCGGCAAGATCGACGGGCAGAATCACGTTGCGCTGGCTGGCAATGCCAATCCGCATCTGGCCTGGTCCGATGCGCCCGATGGGACCCAGTCCTTCGCGATCATCTGCCACGACCCCGACGTTCCCAGCAAGCCCGACGACGTCAACCAGGAAGACCGCGAGATTCCAGGCACTTTGCCGCGCGTCGATTTCTATCATTGGGCGCTCATCGATATTCCGGCCGGGGTGTCCCAGATCGCCGAGGCGGCCTATTCGGACGGCATCACGCCGCGTGGCAAGGCGGGCCCTCTGGCGCTGGACGGCACGCGCCAGGGCGTCAACGATTTCACCACTTGGTTCGCCGCCGATCGCGATATGAACGGCGATTACTTCGGCTATGACGGCCCTTGCCCGCCATGGAACGATTCCATTGCGCATCGCTACGTATTCACCGTATATGCGCTGGACATCGCCGAGCTTCCCTTCGAGGGCCGTTTTACGGGCGGAGATGTCATCAAGGCCATACAAGGCCATATACTGGCCCAGGCATCCATAACGGGCCTCTATACGCTCAATCCCCGCCTGGCCGGCAAGCGCTGA
- a CDS encoding transglycosylase SLT domain-containing protein has translation MNCLRLFILLLVAVLAGCATHNTQNPYASAKKTYTAAETSRTIDLTHPPRDMWDRIRRGFAIPNLHGELTERWTSYYASHPESVLLMSQRAGKYLYYIVDELDRRGLPTELALLPFVESAYNPTAYSRAHASGLWQFIPSTGKHYNLEQDWWRDQRRDPIASTNAALDYLSYLYDFQGDWYLALASYNWGEGSVKRAMEKNAKVGQPADYAALNMPDETRNYVPKLQAIKNIIANPKKFGITLPEVSNTPYFTTVQKRDIDIDIEVAAKLAEMSVEEFKLLNASFNRPIILGEHKPTLLLPTNRVDIFNANLQAYQGRLSSWDTYRSKKGESYAAIAKQHGISLGRLRAVNGLSKKQSRAVAQTLLVPAKGARGSIQLASLEVPKGDATLGRGSADGSKDIVVLQRKANVRTHTVKGGDTLYSLAKRYNTSVNELRKLNNLKNDRLAKGKRLRVPGTSIRG, from the coding sequence ATGAACTGCTTGCGACTATTCATTCTGCTTCTCGTAGCAGTGCTGGCCGGTTGCGCCACCCATAACACGCAAAATCCCTACGCCTCCGCCAAGAAAACCTACACGGCGGCTGAAACCTCGCGCACCATAGACCTGACCCACCCGCCGCGCGACATGTGGGACCGGATACGGCGCGGCTTCGCGATTCCCAATCTTCATGGCGAACTGACCGAGCGCTGGACCAGCTACTACGCCTCTCATCCCGAATCCGTGCTGCTCATGAGCCAGCGCGCCGGCAAGTATCTGTATTACATCGTCGACGAGCTCGATCGCCGCGGCCTGCCCACCGAACTGGCCCTGCTGCCTTTCGTCGAAAGCGCCTACAACCCCACCGCCTACTCGCGCGCGCATGCGTCCGGGCTGTGGCAGTTCATTCCCAGCACCGGCAAGCACTACAACCTGGAGCAGGACTGGTGGCGCGACCAGCGCCGCGACCCCATCGCCTCGACCAACGCGGCGCTGGACTACCTGTCCTATCTATACGATTTCCAGGGAGACTGGTATCTGGCGCTGGCCTCGTACAACTGGGGTGAAGGGTCGGTGAAGCGGGCCATGGAAAAAAACGCCAAGGTCGGCCAGCCCGCCGACTACGCCGCGCTGAACATGCCCGACGAGACGCGCAACTACGTGCCCAAGCTCCAGGCCATCAAGAACATCATCGCCAATCCCAAGAAATTCGGCATCACGCTGCCGGAAGTCAGCAACACCCCCTATTTCACCACCGTGCAGAAGCGCGACATCGACATCGACATCGAAGTCGCGGCCAAGCTGGCGGAGATGTCGGTCGAGGAATTCAAGCTGCTCAACGCCTCGTTCAACCGGCCCATCATTCTTGGCGAGCATAAGCCCACCCTGCTCCTGCCCACCAATCGCGTCGACATCTTCAATGCCAATCTGCAGGCCTACCAGGGCCGGCTCAGTTCCTGGGATACCTACAGAAGCAAGAAAGGCGAGTCCTATGCGGCCATTGCCAAGCAGCACGGCATCAGCCTGGGGCGGCTGCGGGCGGTCAATGGCCTGAGCAAGAAGCAAAGCCGCGCGGTGGCGCAGACCTTATTGGTCCCGGCCAAGGGCGCTCGCGGCTCGATCCAGCTGGCATCGCTGGAAGTGCCCAAGGGCGACGCCACGCTCGGGCGCGGCAGCGCCGACGGCAGTAAAGACATCGTCGTCCTGCAGCGCAAGGCCAACGTCCGGACTCATACGGTCAAAGGCGGCGACACGCTGTATTCTTTGGCCAAACGCTACAACACCTCGGTCAACGAGTTGCGCAAGCTCAACAACCTCAAGAACGACAGGCTGGCCAAGGGCAAGCGCTTGCGCGTTCCCGGCACGAGCATACGCGGCTAG
- a CDS encoding I78 family peptidase inhibitor — translation MTRKLMPGAVAALALLAGCAANPSGPSGGAGPDTSAPPQACNADKAESAVGKKVSPELVEEYRKQSGSETARALRPNDVMTLEYNPQRLNLRTDDQDIVISVNCG, via the coding sequence ATGACAAGGAAACTGATGCCCGGCGCCGTGGCGGCGCTTGCCCTGCTTGCGGGCTGCGCGGCGAATCCCTCCGGCCCTTCCGGCGGCGCAGGCCCCGACACCTCGGCGCCGCCGCAGGCATGCAATGCCGACAAGGCGGAATCCGCCGTTGGCAAAAAGGTAAGCCCTGAGCTCGTGGAAGAATATCGCAAGCAATCGGGCTCCGAAACGGCCAGGGCGCTGCGGCCCAACGACGTCATGACCCTGGAATACAACCCCCAACGGCTCAATCTGCGTACCGACGACCAGGACATCGTCATCAGCGTCAACTGCGGCTGA
- the glyA gene encoding serine hydroxymethyltransferase, which translates to MFDRSRTLDQVDADVWAAVQKENVRQEQHIELIASENYTSPAVMQAQGTQLTNKYAEGYPGKRYYGGCEYVDIVEQLAIDRLKEIFGAEAANVQPNSGSQANQGVYMAVLKPGDKVLGMSLAEGGHLTHGSPVNASGKLYDFVSYGLDANEELDYDQLEKLAREHKPKLIVGGASAYSLRIDFERMARIAHDNGALFMVDIAHYAGLVAGGAYPNPVPHADFVTSTTHKSLRGPRGGVIMMKSQFEKAVNSAIFPGIQGGPLMHVIAAKAVAFKEALSPEFKDYAAQVVKNADVLARTLVQRGLRIVSGRTESHVMLVDLRAKGITGKEAEAVLGEAHITVNKNAIPNDPEKPFVTSGIRLGTPAMTTRGFKEAEAELTGHLIADVLDNPRNAEAIADVRARVNELTARLPVYR; encoded by the coding sequence ATGTTTGACCGTTCCCGCACTCTCGATCAAGTCGATGCCGACGTCTGGGCCGCCGTCCAGAAAGAAAACGTCCGCCAAGAGCAGCACATCGAGCTCATCGCCTCCGAAAACTACACCAGTCCCGCGGTCATGCAGGCCCAGGGCACGCAGTTGACGAACAAATACGCCGAAGGCTATCCGGGCAAACGCTACTATGGCGGCTGCGAGTACGTGGACATCGTCGAGCAACTGGCCATCGACCGGCTGAAGGAAATCTTCGGCGCCGAGGCGGCCAACGTCCAGCCCAATTCGGGTTCGCAGGCCAACCAGGGCGTCTACATGGCGGTGCTCAAGCCCGGCGACAAGGTATTGGGCATGAGCCTGGCCGAAGGCGGCCACCTGACGCATGGCTCGCCGGTCAATGCGTCGGGCAAGCTGTACGACTTCGTCTCCTATGGCCTGGATGCCAACGAAGAACTCGACTACGATCAGCTTGAAAAGCTGGCCAGGGAACACAAGCCCAAGCTCATCGTGGGCGGCGCCTCCGCGTATTCCCTGCGCATCGATTTCGAGCGCATGGCCCGCATCGCTCACGATAACGGCGCGCTCTTCATGGTCGATATCGCCCATTACGCAGGCCTGGTGGCCGGCGGCGCCTATCCCAATCCCGTGCCGCACGCCGATTTCGTCACCTCGACCACGCATAAATCGCTGCGTGGTCCGCGCGGCGGCGTCATCATGATGAAATCCCAATTCGAAAAAGCCGTCAATTCGGCGATTTTCCCTGGGATCCAGGGCGGTCCGCTGATGCATGTCATCGCCGCCAAGGCCGTGGCCTTCAAGGAAGCGCTGTCGCCCGAATTCAAGGACTACGCCGCGCAAGTGGTCAAGAACGCCGACGTCCTAGCCCGTACGCTGGTGCAGCGCGGCCTGCGCATCGTGTCCGGCCGCACCGAGAGCCACGTCATGCTGGTCGACCTGCGCGCCAAGGGCATCACCGGCAAGGAAGCCGAAGCGGTCCTGGGCGAAGCCCACATCACGGTCAACAAGAACGCCATCCCCAACGATCCCGAAAAGCCCTTCGTCACCAGCGGCATACGCCTGGGCACCCCGGCCATGACCACGCGCGGCTTCAAGGAAGCCGAAGCCGAGCTCACCGGCCACCTGATCGCCGACGTCCTGGACAATCCGCGCAACGCAGAGGCCATCGCGGATGTGCGGGCGCGCGTCAACGAACTGACGGCGCGTTTGCCGGTGTACCGTTAA
- a CDS encoding metal-dependent hydrolase codes for MDSLTQAVLGAGIQGAMLGRHQGRKALAAGALLATLPDLDVLIDYGDPVSGMINHRGFSHSVFVLTALALALTALFRYWRPSPHYSARRLFLTLWLVLITHPLLDAFTSYGTQLWWPLRPTPTSWSSIFIIDPFFTLPLFATVAAAAIVGLPRKARGALCWTLGWCAAYLALSVGAKSAVEAKARQDMDRDGIAVSAMFSTPEPFNIVLWRVVAKADDDSYIETVRSVFDTGPSESIRRPLNTALADLLPESSRLAGLRWFTDNWLRYDDIDGRLVVSDLRMGLGGGYYSFRFEMARRTGPEGRWAAISPVYWPGQRGTEHLSAVLRRAWQSTPPLPLAQWERNMTQPPAPAALP; via the coding sequence ATGGATTCCCTTACCCAGGCCGTGCTTGGCGCCGGCATCCAGGGCGCCATGCTGGGCCGCCACCAGGGCCGCAAGGCGCTGGCGGCAGGCGCCCTGCTGGCCACGCTGCCCGACCTGGACGTGCTGATCGACTACGGCGATCCCGTGTCCGGCATGATCAATCACCGCGGTTTTTCCCACTCGGTATTCGTCTTGACCGCACTGGCGCTGGCCCTTACGGCGTTGTTCCGGTACTGGCGGCCATCGCCCCACTACAGCGCCCGGCGGCTTTTCCTGACCCTGTGGCTGGTACTGATCACGCATCCCTTGCTGGATGCCTTCACCAGCTACGGCACGCAATTGTGGTGGCCGTTGCGGCCCACGCCCACAAGCTGGTCCAGCATTTTCATCATCGATCCGTTCTTTACCTTGCCGCTGTTCGCCACGGTGGCGGCCGCCGCCATCGTGGGCCTGCCCCGGAAGGCGCGCGGCGCGCTGTGCTGGACCCTGGGTTGGTGCGCGGCCTACCTGGCCTTGTCCGTGGGCGCCAAATCGGCCGTCGAAGCCAAGGCCAGGCAGGACATGGACCGCGACGGCATTGCCGTGAGCGCCATGTTTTCCACTCCCGAGCCGTTCAACATCGTGCTATGGCGGGTCGTGGCCAAGGCCGATGACGACAGCTACATAGAGACCGTGCGCAGCGTGTTCGACACAGGCCCGTCGGAAAGCATACGGCGGCCGCTCAACACCGCGCTGGCGGACCTGCTGCCCGAGTCCAGCCGGCTTGCGGGCCTGCGGTGGTTTACCGACAACTGGCTGCGCTACGACGATATCGACGGCCGGCTGGTGGTCAGCGACCTGCGCATGGGCCTGGGCGGCGGCTATTACTCCTTTCGGTTCGAGATGGCGCGGCGCACCGGCCCGGAAGGACGCTGGGCCGCCATAAGCCCCGTCTACTGGCCCGGCCAGCGGGGAACCGAGCACCTGTCCGCCGTCTTGAGGCGGGCATGGCAGTCGACGCCCCCATTGCCGCTGGCCCAGTGGGAACGGAACATGACGCAGCCGCCGGCGCCGGCCGCGCTGCCCTGA
- a CDS encoding pyrimidine dimer DNA glycosylase/endonuclease V, translating to MTRINCIPVEELSGPHLVAEYRELPRVFALAEKAARRPSLSQPDGYTLGKGHLIFFYTRLGYLARRHAELVSEMRRRGYKPSFDGVRREDFQGIPDAFWNDWTPTAQALRLNRERIQERSGGAIAHASAMPGNGPRNSGPR from the coding sequence ATGACCCGTATAAATTGCATCCCCGTCGAGGAACTAAGCGGCCCGCATCTGGTTGCGGAATACCGGGAATTGCCCCGGGTATTCGCGCTGGCCGAGAAGGCTGCCAGGCGGCCGAGCCTGAGCCAGCCCGACGGCTATACGTTGGGCAAGGGCCATCTTATATTTTTCTACACGCGCCTGGGCTATCTGGCCCGCCGCCATGCCGAACTGGTAAGCGAAATGAGAAGGCGCGGCTACAAGCCCTCGTTCGACGGCGTCCGGCGCGAGGATTTTCAGGGTATTCCGGATGCTTTCTGGAACGACTGGACGCCCACGGCGCAGGCCTTGCGGCTGAATCGAGAACGGATCCAGGAAAGAAGCGGTGGCGCAATCGCCCATGCGTCTGCCATGCCGGGCAACGGGCCACGCAATTCCGGCCCCCGGTAA
- a CDS encoding class I SAM-dependent methyltransferase yields the protein MTIPGYKTKLESIAIAGVDDLVIRSLLDRQQFHDPCGVAQRRGISSATWPLFGLLWPSGVQLAIQLALRPVCRNERILEIGCGLGLASLVGQRRGARVTASDCHPLTEKFLDENARLNELPLLDYRYGQWGAGSMPSGPGVSESALRGRYDLIIGSDLLYERDAPRSLAEFIDRHAADKAEIWMVDPNRGHRPAFNRHMAAHGFRMQRDQRLPDPAPASHGGDAKLDAYKGRLLVYRRGGPLSG from the coding sequence ATGACGATACCCGGCTATAAAACCAAGCTGGAAAGTATCGCCATAGCGGGTGTCGATGATCTTGTCATCCGCTCCTTGCTGGATCGCCAGCAATTCCACGACCCTTGCGGCGTCGCACAGCGTCGCGGCATCAGTTCCGCCACATGGCCCTTGTTCGGCTTGCTATGGCCGTCGGGCGTTCAGTTGGCCATTCAATTGGCGCTGCGGCCTGTTTGCCGGAACGAACGCATATTGGAAATCGGCTGCGGCCTGGGCTTGGCCAGCCTGGTCGGGCAGCGGCGGGGCGCCCGTGTCACCGCAAGCGATTGCCATCCGCTGACCGAGAAGTTTCTTGACGAGAATGCACGCCTCAATGAACTGCCCTTGCTGGACTATCGGTATGGCCAATGGGGCGCCGGCAGCATGCCGTCTGGCCCAGGCGTTTCCGAATCGGCATTGCGGGGGCGCTACGACCTGATCATAGGCAGCGATCTGCTGTACGAGCGCGATGCGCCCCGAAGCCTGGCGGAGTTCATCGACCGCCACGCCGCCGACAAGGCCGAGATCTGGATGGTCGATCCCAACCGGGGCCACCGGCCCGCTTTCAATCGCCACATGGCCGCCCACGGCTTCCGGATGCAGCGGGACCAACGCCTGCCCGATCCGGCCCCGGCCAGCCATGGCGGCGACGCGAAGCTCGATGCCTATAAGGGCCGTTTGCTGGTATACAGGCGCGGCGGGCCGCTGTCCGGCTAG
- the ribD gene encoding bifunctional diaminohydroxyphosphoribosylaminopyrimidine deaminase/5-amino-6-(5-phosphoribosylamino)uracil reductase RibD, with the protein MNTGQVVDDERWMREALRLAESVMYITAPNPRVACLIVRGGQVLASGATQPAGGPHAEVVALRQAAGQGVDVAGATVYVTLEPCSHFGRTPPCVDALIAARPARVVIAMSDPNPLVAGQGIARLKAAGIAVATGVCAQEALSVNPGFVARMTRKTPWLWLKLAASLDGRIALPDGQSQWITGPAARADGHHWRARSCVVLTGSGTVMADNPQLNVRHVETTRTPIKAIVDTRFEVDENARIFDGTSAWIFTCASNPEKASRLAGKNVRVVQLPSAGGRVDLQAMLRWLGEHDVNEVHVEAGAKLSGALLQAQCVDELLLYMAPVLLGEGMGMVRMGTLQSLAQAQRFEFLDTKNVSPDLRIRARHMDRWNALLHVLRL; encoded by the coding sequence GTGAACACCGGCCAGGTAGTCGACGACGAGCGCTGGATGCGCGAGGCCCTGCGGCTGGCGGAAAGCGTCATGTATATTACGGCGCCCAACCCCCGGGTCGCCTGTCTGATCGTACGCGGCGGCCAGGTGCTTGCGTCGGGCGCCACGCAGCCCGCGGGCGGGCCTCACGCCGAAGTCGTGGCCCTGCGCCAGGCGGCCGGGCAAGGCGTCGACGTTGCCGGCGCCACCGTTTACGTCACCCTGGAGCCTTGCAGCCACTTCGGCCGCACGCCCCCCTGCGTGGATGCCCTGATCGCGGCACGCCCCGCGCGGGTGGTGATCGCCATGAGCGATCCCAATCCCCTGGTGGCGGGCCAGGGCATCGCCCGCCTGAAGGCCGCGGGCATTGCCGTCGCCACCGGGGTTTGCGCCCAGGAGGCCTTGTCCGTCAATCCCGGCTTCGTGGCTCGCATGACCCGCAAGACGCCCTGGCTATGGTTGAAGCTGGCGGCCTCGCTCGATGGGCGCATTGCCTTGCCCGACGGGCAGTCCCAATGGATAACCGGCCCGGCCGCGCGGGCGGACGGCCACCACTGGCGGGCGCGCAGCTGTGTCGTGCTGACGGGATCGGGTACGGTGATGGCGGATAATCCCCAGCTGAACGTCCGGCATGTGGAGACAACCCGTACACCCATCAAGGCCATTGTTGATACACGCTTCGAGGTCGACGAAAATGCACGGATATTCGACGGGACGTCCGCCTGGATCTTCACCTGCGCCTCCAATCCGGAGAAGGCCTCGCGGCTGGCCGGAAAGAATGTCCGGGTGGTGCAATTGCCGTCCGCCGGCGGCCGGGTCGACCTTCAGGCCATGTTGCGCTGGCTGGGCGAGCACGACGTCAACGAGGTGCACGTCGAGGCGGGCGCAAAGCTGAGCGGGGCGCTGCTGCAGGCCCAGTGCGTGGACGAGCTGCTGCTGTACATGGCCCCCGTGCTGCTGGGCGAGGGCATGGGCATGGTGCGCATGGGGACGCTGCAGAGCCTGGCGCAGGCTCAGCGGTTCGAATTCCTGGACACAAAAAACGTGTCGCCGGATCTGCGCATACGCGCGAGGCACATGGATCGTTGGAACGCTTTGCTGCATGTATTGCGGCTATAA